In a genomic window of Rhododendron vialii isolate Sample 1 chromosome 12a, ASM3025357v1:
- the LOC131310181 gene encoding RNA polymerase II C-terminal domain phosphatase-like 3, whose amino-acid sequence MGQSIEDVEEGEISDSGSVEEISEEDFVKLEAATNNNNNNKPRVWTVQDLYKFPVSRNYSSGLYNLAWAQAVQNKSLDEVLVKQEEIINSNLKRSSSSSSATNTKQPNKTSNGLSLSTLKDAEKVIIDVSGDDDDDDEGADKVEKSKEEGELEEGEIDLDSEIVVKIEDDDDDDEGLKGNNDGVDANQLDNDVGDTIQLDTTDGEENEVERRVNSIREALGTVTMVDVEKSYNAVCSRLHCLLDSLREVVFGISTPMADALNQLSFTAIQTVNSVFCSMNENQKEQNKDILSRLLSNVTSQNPPIFSPEQLKELELMITPMDPPTVLPPLKGNNKANNIQFTERVNQKDSDASENASHDLTSSMDMEFESASVESLHPNDANTFMERLKVGPSSSRGRGVLLPLLDLHKDHDEDSLPSPTRTTPLLMPLNSLLPIGGGAVKPEWPLPHPAEDTVMHPYERDALKAVSSYQQKFGRSSFLMNELPSPTPSEEDDDGDGETGGEVSSSSMVGSVKTVNPPILAQSAVSPLPHVDSSKALINASSAPNTTFKSPVKSRDPRLRFAHPDLGLDLNQRLLPMTKNEPKADAVVETATSRKQKPPEEPILDGPALKRQRNGLTDSDVVRDVQTVLGSGGGLEDRGTSGPQFTSSRSQVVENTGGDPWKFESAVTASGTGMILPNLLLNGTETLSGAGGSTPSLQSLLKDIAGNPTLWMNIIKTGQQKSVELMTGSTHTPSLNSILGAVPSPSVPPLKPPVLGQGSAGLLQTPQTSSMNLQDELGKIRMKPRDPRRILHSNISQKAGSLGPDQAKTNAALVSSSQEMKGNLNLQNQDQADKKSTPPKNPPDITSQFTNNLKNIADILSVSQASIPPPVIPQNTSSQPVHVNSNRMDIKSAVQESVNLQSGTIPLSAEVAAGPYPPQNTWGDVEHLFDGFDDQQKAAIQRERARRIEEQNKMFAAHKLCLVLDLDHTLLNSAKFSEVDPVHDELLRKKEEQDREKPYRHLFRFPHMGMWTKLRPGIWNFLEKASMLFELHLYTMGNKLYATEMAKLLDPKGVLFNGRVISRGDDSDLFDGDERVPKSKDLEGVLGMESSVVIIDDSVRVWPHNKLNLIVVERYIYFPCSRRQFGLLGPSLLEIDHDERPEDGTLSSSLAVIEKIHQNFFSHQSLDEADVRNILASEQRKILGGCRIVFSRVFPVGEANPHLHPLWQTAEQFGAVCTNQIDEQVTHVVANSLGTDKVNWALSTGRFVVHPGWVEASALLYRRANEHDFAIKP is encoded by the exons ATGGGGCAGTCGATCGAAGACGTGGAAGAAGGTGAAATCTCCGACTCGGGTTCGGTGGAGGAGATCAGTGAGGAGGACTTTGTGAAGCTGGAGGCGGctactaataataataacaataataagcCTAGGGTTTGGACGGTTCAAGATCTGTACAAGTTTCCCGTTTCACGGAATTACTCCTCCGGTCTCTACAACCTCGCCTGGGCACAGGCCGTACAGAACAAATCCCTCGACGAGGTTCTGGTCAAGCAAGAAGAGATCATCAACTCCAACTTGAAGAgatcgtcttcttcttcttcagccACCAACACGAAACAACCGAATAAGACGAGTAATGGTTTAAGTTTGTCCACGCTGAAGGATGCGGAGAAAGTTATAATTGATGTGAGTGGTGATGACGACGATGACGATGAGGGTGCTGATAAGGTGGAGAAAAGCAAGGAGGAAGGTGAATTGGAGGAAGGTGAGATTGATTTGGACTCTGAGATTGTGGTCAagattgaagatgatgatgatgatgatgagggtTTGAAGGGGAATAATGATGGGGTGGATGCAAATCAATTGGACAATGATGTGGGGGATACAATTCAATTGGACACTACTGATGGGGAAGAGAATGAGGTGGAGAGGAGGGTTAACTCGATACGCGAAGCACTTGGGACAGTAACCATGGTTGATGTGGAAAA ATCATATAATGCAGTTTGTTCCCGACTACATTGCCTGTTAGACAGCTTGCGGGAAGTGGTTTTTGGAATTTCCACTCCTATGGCCGATGCTCTTAATCAACTTTCATTTACTGCAATACAGACTGTGAATTCT GTTTTCTGCTCCATGAACGAAAACCAGAAGGAACAAAATAAAGACATTCTGTCTAG GTTGTTATCTAATGTGACCAGCCAAAACCCTCCTATCTTTTCTCCTGAGCAGTTGAAAGAG CTAGAGTTAATGATCACACCTATGGATCCTCCAACTGTTTTGCCGCCTTTGAAAGGCAACAATAAGGCAAACAACATACAATTCACTGAGAGGGTGAATCAGAAAGACTCTGATGCTTCTGAAAATGCTAGTCATGATTTGACTAGTTCAATGGATATGGAGTTTGAATCTGCGTCTGTTGAATCTTTGCATCCAAATGATGCCAACACATTTATGGAACGATTGAAAGTTGGACCAAGTAGTTCTAGGGGCAGGGGGGTGTTGCTTCCCCTGCTTGACCTTCACAAAGATCATGATGAAGACAGTCTTCCATCCCCAACCCGGACAACCCCATTGCTCATGCCATTGAATAGCCTATTGCCTATTGGAGGTGGAGCTGTTAAACCGGAATGGCCTTTACCCCACCCAGCTGAAGACACTGTAATGCATCCTTATGAAAGGGATGCCCTCAAAGCTGTTTCTTCTTATCAACAAAAATTTGGTCGCAGTTCCTTCCTTATGAATGAACTTCCAAGCCCAACCCCTtcagaagaagatgatgatggagATGGCGAAACTGGTGGGGAGGTTTCTAGTTCTTCCATGGTCGGCAGTGTTAAAACTGTCAATCCACCAATTTTGGCACAATCAGCTGTTTCTCCATTGCCGCATGTAGACAGTTCCAAAGCATTGATCAATGCAAGTTCAGCACCTAATACAACATTTAAATCCCCAGTGAAGAGTAGAGATCCTAGACTGCGATTTGCCCATCCTGATTTAGGTCTGGATCTCAATCAGCGTCTGTTGCCTATGACTAAAAATGAACCTAAAGCGGATGCTGTCGTGGAAACAGCAACCTCAAGGAAGCAGAAACCTCCTGAGGAACCTATTTTGGATGGCCCTGCTCTGAAAAGGCAAAGGAATGGACTGACTGATTCTGATGTTGTTAGGGATGTGCAAACTGTTttaggaagtggtggtggtttggaggATAGGGGCACTAGTGGACCTCAGTTCACTAGCAGCAGGAGTCAGGTGGTGGAGAACACAGGAGGTGACCCTTGGAAATTCGAGAGTGCAGTTACTGCCTCTGGTACTGGCATGATTTTGCCAAATTTACTACTAAATGGAACTGAGACCTTATCGGGGGCAGGTGGGAGCACGCCTTCCTTGCAATCTTTGTTGAAGGATATCGCAGGGAATCCAACCTTGTGGATGAATATAATTAAGACGGGACAACAGAAGTCTGTTGAACTTATGACAGGCTCCACGCATACGCCAAGCTTGAATTCCATACTGGGAGCAGTTCCATCCCCGAGTGTTCCTCCTTTGAAACCCCCAGTGCTTGGGCAGGGATCTGCCGGATTACTTCAGACTCCTCAAACATCTTCAATG AACTTGCAGGACGAGTTGGGAAAAATCCGCATGAAACCACGTGACCCTCGACGTATTCTACATAGCAATATATCTCAAAAGGCTGGGAGCTTGGGACCTGATCAGGCCAAAACAAATGCAGCTCTTGTATCGAGCTCTCAGGAAATGAAGGGCAATTTGAATCTTCAGAACCAAGATCAAGCAGATAAGAAGTCCACGCCTCCTAAAAATCCACCAGATATTACTTCACAATTCACCAATAATCTGAAAAACATAGCTGATATTTTATCAGTTTCTCAAGCATCGATACCTCCACCAGTTATACCTCAGAATACTTCTTCACAGCCCGTGCATGTTAACTCGAATAGAATGGACATTAAAAGTGCAGTACAAGAATCAGTTAATCTGCAGAGTGGGACCATTCCTTTGTCTGCGGAAGTTGCTGCAGGCCCTTATCCACCACAGAACACCTGGGGAGATGTTGAGCATCTGTTTGATGGATTTGATGACCAGCAGAAAGCTGCTATCCAACGAGAGAGGGCTAGGAGGATTGAAGAACAGAACAAGATGTTTGCTGCACATAAGTTGTGTCTTGTGTTGGATCTGGATCACACACTTCTTAATTCAGCCAAG TTTTCCGAAGTAGATCCTGTGCATGATGAGTTGTTGAGGAAGAAAGAGGAACAAGATCGTGAAAAGCCGTATAGGCATCTCTTCCGGTTTCCTCATATGGGTATGTGGACTAAATTGCGACCAgggatttggaattttttggagAAG GCTAGTATGCTTTTTGAACTGCATCTCTACACAATGGGGAACAAGCTGTATGCTACAGAGATGGCAAAACTGCTTGATCCAAAAGGGGTCTTGTTTAATGGACGAGTAATCTCTAGGGGTGACGATAGTGATCTTTTTGATGGTGATGAGAGGGTTCCTAAGAGTAAGGATTTGGAGGGGGTTTTGGGTATGGAGTCGTCTGTGGTAATTATAGATGATTCTGTTAGAGTCTGGCCACACAACAAACTAAACTTGATAGTCGTAGAAAG GTATATTTATTTTCCTTGCAGCAGACGACAATTTGGGCTTTTAGGTCCTTCTCTCCTTGAGATTGATCATGATGAGAGACCGGAAGATGGCACTTTATCATCTTCTTTGGCG GTAATTGAGAAAATACATCAAAACTTCTTTTCACATCAATCCTTGGATGAAGCTGATGTTAGAAACATCCTAGCTTCAGAGCAGCGGAAGATTCTTGGCGGTTGCCGCATTGTCTTCAGCAGGGTGTTTCCGGTTGGTGAAGCCAATCCTCACTTGCATCCATTGTGGCAGACAGCTGAACAGTTTGGTGCTGTGTGCACCAACCAGATAGATGAGCAGGTCACCCATGTAGTGGCCAACTCACTTGGTACCGACAAG GTCAATTGGGCTCTTTCAACAGGAAGATTTGTTGTACATCCTGGCTG GGTGGAAGCATCTGCTTTGCTTTACCGGAGAGCAAATGAACATGATTTTGCCATTAAACCGTAA
- the LOC131310182 gene encoding uncharacterized protein LOC131310182, translating to MARRAWSEEEEDTLLTNLTSLVDQGVWRTDNGGFKPSYLGVLTNDMRVSFPQAGINEIHIEAKIKKWKSDYRILDAMLRRPRFGWNPNENKLMVGNEIWNEFVQDHRHQRHFRDKQFPHFNRWAYCFVSDEN from the exons atGGCGCGTCGGGCTTggagcgaggaggaggaggatacATTGTTAACAAACCTTACGAGCCTTGTCGATCAGGGGGTTTGGCGAACCGACAACGGAGGGTTCAAACCTTCCTACTTGGGAGTTCTTACAAATGATATGCGAGTTTCTTTCCCTCAAGCAGGTATAAACGAAATTCATATTGAAGCAAAGATCAAGAAATGGAAGAGTGATTATCGCATACTGGACGCTATGCTTAGGCGTCCTAGGTTCGGGTGGAATccaaatgaaaacaaactaaTGGTGGgaaatgaaatttggaatgaATTTGTCCAA GATCACCGACATCAGAGACATTTCCGGGACAAGCAATTTCCCCATTTTAATCGATGGGCCTATTGCTTTGTTTCTGATGAGAACTAG